In Fundidesulfovibrio soli, a single genomic region encodes these proteins:
- a CDS encoding autotransporter outer membrane beta-barrel domain-containing protein has product MPVTKRFALLVAFLTTIAFVQACPAGAAGRFNQFVGLGDSTLDTGYFRYTTSGNAQVDAQLAAAIRRGAQGGFAGPGVMTTTMLAGRFGQSAAPIGGGGTNYANGSAYTALLSAAPGAPAIPGNLPGNVATTQQIANYLASMGGVANPHALYVVNTGNNDLIFVQNQSPAWIAANPNFLSGVASELTASVAALQAAGARTIIVPNTFYTSALLGPGGALPEANAASYARAIDYGNTKWAKLTAAGVRFIPADLTSVFRFVSSYPALFGFTPASVLAANAPSPVAALVTSWADITPAQMQTYLFIDGKHLTTAGQQIESDYEQSLLTAPSLVSLLAEGPVQGGLARAATIQGQIDPAGRQRGPGGVNAWLSAGVGSLYLGNASGFPDLQSTLFTGTVGVDWQAPFGLVLGTAFTAGTQTQNFSMGGGHFEQNDQAVSLYAAYQAGPVWANAVGSYGFQQDKITRQVNLGLFTDTNTGSTTGTSLALALRAGGDITWGPLTTGPVAGLVLQQVRVKGFSESGLSGVTALSYGEQVRDSAVSQLGWRVAVEAGRWRPFVEAKWNHELADTSRRIKAALTSAAAAPYSMDAAPVGTDWGSASLGSSLRLTDRVLMRGVVSTQFSNPKAVGFGGELSLSVSF; this is encoded by the coding sequence ATGCCCGTAACGAAGCGGTTCGCACTCCTGGTCGCCTTTCTCACAACCATCGCGTTCGTCCAGGCCTGCCCGGCCGGAGCCGCGGGCAGGTTCAACCAGTTCGTGGGCCTGGGCGACAGCACCCTCGACACCGGCTATTTCCGGTATACGACCTCGGGCAACGCCCAGGTGGACGCGCAACTGGCCGCGGCCATCAGGCGCGGGGCCCAGGGCGGCTTCGCCGGGCCCGGAGTCATGACCACCACCATGCTGGCGGGCAGGTTCGGGCAAAGCGCGGCCCCCATCGGCGGGGGCGGGACCAACTACGCCAACGGCAGCGCCTACACCGCGCTCCTGAGCGCCGCGCCCGGAGCCCCGGCCATCCCCGGCAACCTGCCCGGCAACGTGGCCACCACCCAGCAGATCGCCAACTACCTGGCCTCCATGGGCGGCGTGGCCAACCCCCACGCCCTGTACGTGGTCAACACCGGCAACAACGACCTGATATTCGTGCAGAACCAGAGCCCGGCCTGGATAGCGGCAAACCCCAATTTCCTGAGCGGCGTCGCGTCCGAACTGACTGCCAGCGTGGCCGCCCTGCAGGCTGCCGGGGCCAGGACCATCATCGTGCCCAACACCTTCTACACCTCGGCCCTGCTGGGCCCCGGCGGGGCGCTCCCCGAGGCCAACGCCGCGTCCTACGCCCGGGCCATCGATTACGGGAACACCAAGTGGGCGAAGCTGACGGCGGCAGGCGTGCGCTTCATTCCCGCCGACCTGACCAGCGTGTTCCGCTTCGTCTCCAGCTATCCGGCCCTGTTCGGGTTCACCCCGGCCTCGGTGCTGGCGGCCAACGCCCCCTCCCCGGTGGCCGCCCTGGTGACCTCCTGGGCCGACATCACGCCCGCCCAGATGCAGACCTACCTGTTCATCGACGGCAAGCACCTGACCACGGCGGGCCAGCAGATCGAGTCCGACTACGAGCAGAGCCTGCTCACGGCCCCGAGCCTGGTCTCCCTGCTGGCGGAGGGCCCGGTGCAGGGCGGTCTGGCGCGCGCGGCCACCATCCAGGGCCAGATCGATCCGGCGGGTCGGCAGCGCGGCCCCGGAGGCGTGAACGCCTGGCTGAGCGCCGGGGTGGGCTCCCTGTACCTGGGCAACGCCTCGGGCTTCCCCGATCTCCAGAGCACGCTGTTCACCGGCACCGTGGGCGTGGACTGGCAGGCCCCCTTCGGGCTGGTGCTGGGCACGGCCTTCACCGCCGGAACCCAGACGCAGAACTTCTCCATGGGCGGGGGGCATTTCGAGCAGAACGACCAGGCCGTGAGCCTCTACGCCGCCTACCAGGCCGGGCCGGTGTGGGCCAACGCCGTGGGCTCCTACGGGTTCCAGCAGGACAAGATCACCCGTCAGGTGAACCTGGGCCTGTTCACCGACACCAACACCGGCTCCACCACGGGTACGTCCCTGGCCCTGGCCCTGCGCGCGGGCGGCGACATCACCTGGGGGCCGCTCACCACAGGCCCGGTGGCCGGGCTGGTGCTGCAGCAGGTACGCGTCAAGGGATTCTCGGAGTCGGGCCTGAGCGGCGTCACGGCCCTCTCCTACGGGGAGCAGGTGCGCGATTCGGCCGTGAGCCAGCTCGGCTGGCGCGTGGCGGTGGAGGCGGGCAGGTGGCGGCCCTTCGTGGAGGCCAAGTGGAACCACGAGCTGGCGGACACCAGCCGCAGGATCAAGGCGGCGCTGACCTCGGCGGCGGCCGCGCCCTATTCCATGGACGCCGCGCCCGTGGGCACGGACTGGGGCAGCGCCTCGCTGGGCAGCTCCTTGAGGCTCACCGACAGGGTGCTTATGCGCGGCGTGGTCTCGACGCAGTTCTCCAACCCCAAGGCGGTTGGATTCGGCGGGGAGCTGAGCCTCTCCGTGAGCTTCTAG
- a CDS encoding multicopper oxidase domain-containing protein: MQEPIASRFKDSMQRLMNRVAGPVQGNPGRRLFLALAALAPLGAAVRAEAGKQGHAGHGGPLFPWRNPAIALTPPPPLTGKGTGQVYTPHIPTLGHETDGGVKVFRLTAQPVERLLLDGPPAPGSLWERWHTAKGAMHGMDIPKKVKIWGFNGSVPGPAIEVVQGDRVRIVVKNELPEPTSVHWHGLEVPNGQDGVGGLTQKPIMPGETYTYEFTVHQTGTFMYHSSFNEKKQVGMGLGGFFIIHPADGSRRVARDIAILLQEWFFLPGNEYVDVTSTDPNWFTMNGKAAPSTEVLTAVVGEKVRLRFANLSNLHSHPIHLHGVTWRVTGTEGGPIPESAQWPGNTVDVPPGAVRDVEFSFTNPGYWHMHCHKLHHVVNAHAPVPMGVMPMGGMTMLFDVRDGHGAAPAAPPDQGHMGHGAHSAPAAPDKNHGGHGGGQ, from the coding sequence GTGCAGGAACCCATCGCGTCCCGATTCAAGGACTCCATGCAGCGGCTGATGAACCGTGTGGCCGGGCCGGTCCAGGGGAATCCCGGCCGCCGACTGTTCCTGGCCCTGGCGGCCCTGGCCCCGCTCGGGGCCGCCGTCAGGGCGGAGGCGGGCAAGCAGGGGCATGCGGGGCACGGCGGCCCGCTTTTTCCCTGGCGCAATCCCGCCATCGCCCTCACTCCGCCCCCGCCGCTCACCGGCAAGGGGACCGGGCAGGTGTACACCCCGCACATCCCCACCCTGGGCCACGAGACGGACGGCGGCGTCAAGGTGTTCCGCCTGACCGCCCAGCCCGTGGAGCGCCTGCTCCTGGACGGGCCGCCCGCGCCCGGCTCCCTCTGGGAGCGCTGGCACACGGCCAAGGGAGCCATGCACGGCATGGACATCCCCAAGAAGGTGAAAATCTGGGGGTTCAACGGCTCCGTGCCCGGCCCGGCCATCGAGGTGGTCCAGGGCGACAGGGTGCGCATCGTGGTGAAGAACGAGTTGCCCGAGCCCACCAGCGTCCACTGGCACGGCCTGGAAGTGCCCAACGGCCAGGACGGCGTGGGCGGACTCACCCAAAAGCCCATCATGCCCGGGGAGACCTACACTTACGAGTTCACCGTCCACCAGACCGGCACGTTCATGTACCACTCCTCCTTCAACGAGAAGAAGCAGGTGGGCATGGGCCTGGGCGGGTTCTTCATCATCCACCCGGCGGACGGCTCCCGCCGCGTGGCCCGCGACATCGCCATCCTGCTGCAGGAGTGGTTCTTCCTGCCCGGCAACGAATACGTGGACGTCACCTCCACGGACCCCAACTGGTTCACCATGAACGGCAAGGCCGCCCCCTCCACCGAGGTGCTCACCGCCGTGGTGGGGGAAAAGGTCCGGCTGCGCTTCGCCAACCTTTCCAACCTGCATTCACACCCCATTCACCTGCACGGCGTCACCTGGCGGGTCACCGGTACAGAGGGCGGCCCCATACCGGAGTCGGCCCAGTGGCCGGGCAACACCGTTGACGTACCGCCGGGAGCGGTCCGCGACGTGGAGTTCAGCTTCACCAACCCCGGGTATTGGCACATGCACTGCCACAAGCTGCACCATGTGGTGAACGCCCACGCCCCTGTGCCCATGGGCGTCATGCCCATGGGCGGCATGACCATGCTCTTCGACGTGCGGGACGGCCACGGGGCGGCGCCAGCCGCTCCACCGGACCAGGGCCACATGGGGCACGGGGCCCACTCCGCGCCCGCCGCCCCTGACAAGAACCACGGCGGACACGGGGGAGGACAATAA